The following proteins are co-located in the Halococcus salsus genome:
- a CDS encoding cupin domain-containing protein: protein MEKTNLDEAFDSFDEQWSPRLAGAVNDHGLKLAKVEGEFDRHHHSVDELFMVRSGEVRLELDDEEDVVLEAGEFVTIPAGVEHRPVAAGEAEILLFEPTETRNTGNRETERTTEVADLD from the coding sequence ATGGAGAAGACGAATCTCGACGAGGCCTTCGACTCGTTCGACGAGCAGTGGTCGCCGCGGCTCGCGGGCGCGGTCAACGACCACGGCCTCAAACTCGCGAAGGTCGAGGGCGAGTTCGACCGGCACCACCACTCCGTCGACGAACTCTTCATGGTGCGCTCGGGCGAGGTCCGCCTCGAACTCGACGACGAGGAGGACGTGGTTCTGGAAGCCGGCGAGTTCGTGACGATTCCAGCGGGTGTGGAGCATCGGCCGGTGGCGGCGGGCGAGGCCGAGATCCTGCTGTTCGAACCGACCGAGACGCGCAACACGGGAAACCGGGAGACCGAGCGGACCACTGAGGTCGCAGATCTGGATTGA
- the ncsA gene encoding tRNA 2-thiolation protein NcsA: protein MNCTKCDCEAVLHAAYSGAHLCEHHLRESVESRLRRRVRKDGLIGPDASPETPETWLIGLSGGKDSVVLTSILAETFAEDPRIELVALTIHEGIEGYRDESLDAASELAQNLDIRHEVVSYADEFDLEMDDVAETDPENMAPCAYCGVFRRDLLSDYAERFDADKLLTGHNLDDEAQTALMNFFEGDVAQMAKHFDASLGPFPERSDSTEFVPRAKPLRDVPEKEVALYAHLAELPVHMAECPHSSEAYRKEIQELLLKMEAQHPGTRHSVMAGYEELAELAARAYRQDGPELGECERCGSATTRDLCRTCQLTEAVHAA, encoded by the coding sequence ATGAACTGTACGAAGTGCGACTGCGAGGCCGTGCTCCACGCGGCCTACTCCGGTGCGCACCTCTGTGAGCACCACCTCCGGGAGTCCGTCGAGTCCAGACTTCGGCGGCGGGTCCGCAAGGACGGGCTCATCGGCCCCGACGCGAGCCCCGAGACCCCCGAGACCTGGCTCATCGGGCTCTCGGGCGGGAAGGACAGCGTCGTCCTGACCTCGATCCTCGCCGAGACCTTCGCCGAGGATCCCCGGATCGAGCTGGTCGCGCTCACGATCCACGAGGGGATCGAGGGCTACCGCGACGAGAGCCTCGACGCCGCCAGCGAACTCGCTCAGAATCTCGACATCCGCCACGAAGTCGTGAGCTACGCCGACGAGTTCGATCTGGAGATGGACGACGTGGCCGAGACGGACCCCGAGAACATGGCCCCGTGTGCCTACTGCGGGGTCTTCCGGCGCGACCTGCTCTCAGACTACGCCGAACGGTTCGACGCCGACAAACTCCTCACGGGCCACAATTTGGACGACGAGGCCCAGACCGCGCTGATGAACTTCTTCGAGGGTGACGTCGCCCAGATGGCGAAACACTTCGACGCCAGCCTCGGGCCGTTTCCCGAGCGCAGCGACTCCACGGAGTTCGTCCCGCGCGCGAAGCCCCTCAGGGACGTCCCCGAAAAGGAGGTCGCGCTCTACGCCCACCTCGCCGAACTACCCGTGCACATGGCCGAGTGTCCCCACTCCAGCGAGGCCTACCGAAAGGAGATACAGGAGCTCTTGCTGAAGATGGAGGCCCAGCATCCCGGGACACGGCACTCGGTGATGGCGGGCTACGAGGAGCTCGCCGAGCTCGCCGCCCGCGCCTACCGGCAGGACGGACCCGAGCTCGGCGAGTGTGAGCGGTGCGGTTCGGCCACCACCCGCGACCTCTGTCGGACCTGCCAGCTCACCGAGGCCGTCCACGCCGCCTAG
- a CDS encoding VOC family protein: MTDWQGVDHVQLCVPEGEDARERATRFYTEVLDFDPLDKPDSLDGTDSFWFGAGGVEIHLGPEAETERSRRHPAFVVDELEPIRERLESEGIEIGSEPPIPGRERFSFRDPFGNRIECIAYED; the protein is encoded by the coding sequence ATGACCGATTGGCAGGGCGTCGACCACGTCCAGTTGTGTGTTCCGGAGGGCGAGGACGCGAGGGAGCGAGCGACGCGGTTCTACACCGAGGTTCTCGACTTTGATCCGCTCGACAAACCCGACTCGCTCGACGGCACCGACAGCTTCTGGTTCGGGGCGGGTGGGGTCGAGATCCACCTCGGGCCCGAAGCCGAAACGGAGCGCTCGCGTCGCCATCCCGCCTTCGTCGTGGACGAGCTCGAACCGATACGCGAGCGGCTCGAAAGCGAGGGTATCGAGATCGGTTCCGAACCGCCGATCCCCGGTCGGGAGCGCTTCTCCTTTCGCGACCCGTTCGGCAACCGGATCGAGTGCATCGCGTACGAGGACTAG